The Jiangella sp. DSM 45060 genome contains the following window.
ACGCCGTTCGTCGCCGGCCTGCTGCTCGGCGATCCCGAGTGGGACGCGGTGGTCGCGCTGCGGCGGCTGGCGCGGGCCGAGCTGTTGCTGAGCGCCGGGCCCTCGCGCTGGCGGCCGCACGACCTCGTCCGGTCGTTCGCCGGCGGGCTCAACGGCGACGACCCGTGGGAGGAGCACTACCGCACGTCGCACCGGCTGCTCGACGGGTACCTCGCCAAGATCGAGGACGAGGATCAGGCCTGGGATCGGCTGGCCGACGAGGGCGAGAACGTCGCGATCGCCGCCCGCGGCGCCGTCATCGCGGCACTGGTGGTACTCGGCGACCCGCCGGACGAGACGGCCCGGGCCGAGCAGAACGCCCGGCTCGCCCGCCGGCTGGGGCTCGACGACGCGGGTGCGCTCGCCGATGACGCCGTCCGGCTGCACGCGGGCGGCGTCCGGCTGGCCGAGGAAGGCAGCCGCCTGCTGGGCCTGATCGGTCACACGAGCGCCGCCCTGAACTGCGCCGCGCTGCTCAACTACGCGGTGCCGGACGGCTCCGACCGGTTCGGCCGGCTCCTGGAGCGCGACGTCGTCTACCCGCAGTTCACCGCGCTGTTGCGCCAGCAGATCGCCGAGCTGCGGGAGGCCGGCGACGAGCGGAACGCGGGCCGGATGCTGCTCGCCCTCGCCGCCATGCAGGCCGACCGCGGCGACACCGAGCAGGCGGAGTCGTCCCTGCGGGCCGGGCTGCGCAGCGCGCGGATGGCCGGCGACCCGTGGGCGGAGGCCCGCGGCTTGGCGGCGCTCGCGCGGCTGGAGGCCGGCCGAGGCGCGGTGAATGACGCACGCGAGCACCTGACCCGGTCGCTGGACCGCTACGAGGAGCTCGGGCCGTCCTACGTCGACCCGGTCACCGGCAACCCGCTCGCTCCGGCGGACGCCGACGACGTGCGGGAGCGGTTGCGCGCGCTCGACGACGGCTGAGGGGTGGTCAGCCGGCGGCCGGGCGGTCGTCGGCGCCAGGGCGGCCGCGGCGGAGGATGCCGCGCAGGAAGCGGTCCAGGGGCGAGCCGAACGGGTCGTCGCGGACGACGTAGGTCCAGGTGGCCGACGGGCGGCCGAGGCCCAGCTCGGCGGCGTCGGTGAGGTCCGGGTGGGCGGCCAGGAACGCGTCGGCGTCACGCTCAGCGTCCTGGAGCAGCGGCTCGAAGGCGCGGACGGCCTCGGCGTTGAACTCCACCACCGGCGCCTTCCCGGACAGCGACCGCAGCGGCGTGGCCTCGCGCACCTGCGCCAGGTGGGCGAGGTGGTCGGCCCACGCGCGGTCCAGGAAATGCAGCCGCACGCCGCGCTCGGGCTCGGGCCGGGCCAGCAGCTCCTCGCGGCGGGCCAGGACGTGCTCGCGCTGGCGGCGCGGCACTTCGGCGTAGGAGTGGGTGTTGGCGTAGATCCGCAGCGCGAGGCCCTCGGCGACGCGTTGCGCGTGCTCGGCCTGTGCGCGGGCACCGGCCGCGGCGACGCGGCCGTCGGCGTCGGACGAGGCGCGCAGCCGGGCGTGCCGTGCGACGAGATCGTCCTCGAGGCTGGCGAAGAACGCCGAGCCGCCGGGGTCGCCCTGGCGGCCGGCGCGCCCGCGCAGCTGGTCGTCCAGCCGCGCCGCCACGTTGAGCTCCGTCCCGACGACCAGCAGCCCGCCCAGTGCGGCGATCTCGTCGCGGCTCCCGGTGCTGCCGCCCAGCCTGATGTCGACGCCGCGGCCGGCCAGCTGGGTCGAGACGGTGACGGCGCCGCGCCGACCGGCCTCGGCGATGACCGCGGCCTCGGCCTCGTCGTTCTTCGCGTTCAGCACGACGCACGGGACGTCCGCCTCGGCGAGCAGCGCGGCCAGCTCCTCGCTGTCGGCGACGCTGGGGGTGCCGGCGAGGACCGGCCGCCCGGACGCGTGCGCGGCGGCGATGCGCTCGACGATGGCGCGCAGCTTGTCGGCCCGCGTGGCGTAGAGCGCGAGCGGCTCGTCGTCGCGGACGCACGGCACGTTCGGCGCGACGACCTCGACGCGGCGGCGGTACATGCGGTCGAACTGCTCGGCCGCCGACGCCGCCGTGCCGGTCATGCCGCACAGCAGGCCGAACTCCTCGACCAGCTCGGCCGCCGTGACGGTGTCGAGGACCTCGCCGGCCTGGCTCGGCGCCAGCCCCTCCTTCGCCTCGACGGCCGCCTGCAGGCCGTCGGGCCAGCGCTGCAGGTGCGCGACGCGGCCCTTGGAGGCGTCGACGAGCTGGACGGCGCCGTCGCGGACGATGTAGTCGACGTCGCGGGTCAGCAGCGCCTCGGCGTGGACGGCGAGGTTGGCCAGCGTGAGCGTGCGCCCGCCGTCGGCCTCGGAGTAGAGGTCGACGCCGAACGTCCGCTCGATCAGCTCCTCGCCCGCCGGGGTGAAGCCGGCGCCGTAGCCGTCGGCGCTCACCGTGTAGTGCGTGTCCGCCTCCATCGACGCGACCAGCTCGGCCATCGCGGTGTCGGCATCGGCGTCGTCGACGGCGCCGGCGAGGACGAGCGGCAGCCGGGCCTGGTCGACGAGCACGGAGTCGGCTTCGTCGACGATGACGACCTCGCGGCGGCCGCGCACCCGCTCGGACTCGTCGTGCACCAGGCGGTCGCGCAGGGTGTCGAAGCCCAGCTCGTTCGCCGCCACGTACACGACGTCGGCGGCGTAGGCCGCGCGCCGTTCCTCGGGCGCCGACGTGGCGCCGACCCAGGCCACCCCGACGCCGGCGGCGTCGTACAGCGGGCGCATCCACTCGGCGTCGCGGCGGGCCAGGTAGTCGTTGGCGGCCAGGATCGTGATGTGCCGGCCGCGGGCGCTGGACACCGTGGCCGCGAGCGCTCCCACCAGGGTCTTGCCCTCGCCGGTGTCGAGCTGCACGATGCGCCCGGCGAGCAGCCCGAGCACGGCGGCCAGCTGGTTGTCGTGGGCCCGCTCGCCGAGCGCGCGCCGTCCCAGTTCACGGACGACGGCGAGCGCGTCGTCGTCGTCGCCGGCGGCGCGCAACCGACGGCTCAGCTCGCCGGTGGGGACGTCCGCCAGCGCGGCCTCGGCCTCCCCGGCACGGCGCACCGTGCGTTGGCCGGCGGCGTCCGGGGCCAGCGGCCGGACACCGAGAAAACCCGCGAGACGCGCGCGCACACCCACGAGACGTCAGCCTATGTCGTCCGATCGGGGCGTTCCCTTTTGTCCGGATCTCCGGCAGGCTGCGGTGATCACACCGTCGCCTACTCCCCAGGGAGCGTCCTCGATGAGATCTCGTGTCAGGTCCGGCGCCGTCGCGATGGCCGCCGTGGCGCTGCTGGCGGGCGCCGTCCTCCCCGCGAGCGCGCAGTCCTCCCGTCCGTCCCCGGGCGAGTCCGGCGCGGGCGACGCCTACTTCCCGTTCGCCGGGAACGGCGGCTACGACGCCGTGCACTACGACCTCGACCTGCGCTACCAGCCGCCGGCGGCCGCGCCCGCGCCACTGACCGGCCGGCTGGACGCCGTCGCGACGGTGACGATCGTGCCGACGCGGCACCTCACCAGCTTCGACCTGGACCTGCGCGGGATGGACGTGGAGTCCGTCGTGGTGCGCGACCGGCCGGCGCCGTTCACCCGCGAGGGCGACGAGCTGATCGTCACGCCGAAGACGATCCTGCCCCGCGGCAAGGCCGTCGACGTCGTCGTGACGTACGGCGGCGCGACCGGGCGGCCGACCGACATCGAGGGCGCGCTGTACGGCTGGGTCACGACCCGCGACGGCGCGATGGTGGCCAGCGAGCCGGACGGGTCGATGACGTGGTACCCGGTCAGCGACCACCCGACGGACAAGGCCACCTACGACGTCGCCGTGACGGTGCCGGAAGGGCTGGTCGCGGTCGGCAACGGCGACCTCGTCGGCTCCGCCACCGCCGGTGGGTGGACGACCTGGGAGTGGTCGTCGCGCGAGCCGATGGCCAGCTACCTGGTGACGGCGTCGGTCGGCAACTACGAGCTGCGGCAGACGACGACGCCGGGCGGGCTGCCGCTGATCGACGCGATCGACCGTGACCTCGCGCCCGCGGCGTCCGCCGGCCTCGCGCAGACCGCCGAGATGATCGCCCTCTTCGAGTCGGAGTTCGGCCCGTACCCGTTCTCGTCCTACGGCGCGATCGTCGACGACGACAGCGTCGGCTACGCGCTGGAGACGCAGACCCGGCCGATCTACTCCACGCGCGCGTCCGAGGGGACCGTCGCGCACGAGCTGGCGCACCAGTGGATGGGCAACTCCGTCAGCCCGGCGCGCTGGCAGGACATCTGGCTGAACGAGGGCTGGGCCAGCTACGCGGAGTGGCTGTGGTCCGAGCACGACGGCCGCACCACCGCGGCGGAGAACTTCGCCGACGTCATGGCGATCCCCGCCGACAACGCGTTCTGGCAGACCGTCGTCGCCGACCCGGGCCCGCTCGGGCTGTTCGCGGGCGCCGTCTACGACCGGGGCGCGGCGACGCTGTACGCGCTGCGGCAGGAGATCGGCGCCGACGCGTTCGGCGCGCTGTCGCGGGAGTGGCCGGCCCGGTACAAGGACTCGGCCGCGACGACCGACGACTTCCAGGCGCTGGCCGAGGAGCTGTCCGGCCAGGACCTGGAGGAGTTCTTCGACGTCTGGGTGTGGACGGCGGGCAAGCCGGCCACGGTCTCTTGACCGTTCATCGGCGCTACCCGCTATCATCGTCGCATGGCGATGAATCGGGTGTCCGTCGACGCGGCGGCGGTGCAGCTGTTCCACAGCCTCGCCGACCCCGCGCGGCTGGAGATCGTGCGGCTGCTGGGCCACGGCGAGCGGCGGGTGGTCGATCTCACCGGTGAGCTGGGCCTGGCCCAGTCGACGGTCTCCGGCCACCTGTCCTGCCTGCGCAACGCCGGACTGGTCGAGCCGCACCCGCACGGCCGGTCCACCTTCTACGCGCTGGTCCGGCCCGAGCTGTGGGCGCTGCTGGCCGCCGCCGAGGACGTCCTCGCGGCGACCGGCTCGCCCGCCCGGTTGTGCCCCGACGGCGTCGGCGCCGGGCACGCGCCGCACGCCGACGCCGTCGCGCACGCCTCCGAGGCCGGGCACCGGGCCCGTCCCGACACGTCCGCGCCCGCCACCCGGCCGGGGCAGGTGCACTGATGGGCGCCGGGCACGGTCACGGGCACGGCCTGCCGCAGGGCGCCACCGCGTCGTACGCGCACCGGCGCCGCATGCAGCAGGTGCTGGTGCTCATCGGCGTCGTCATGCTGGTGCAGATCGTCGGCGCCTACCTCTCCGGCTCGCTGGCGCTACTGGCCGACGCCGGTCACATGCTGGCCGACGGTCTCGGCGTCACGCTGGCGCTGGTGGCCACGGCCATCGCGGCCAAGCCGGCGAACACCACGCGGACGTTCGGCTGGCAGCGGGCGGAGATCCTGGCGGCGCTCACCAACGGCGTCGTCGTCGGCGTCATCGGGGTGCTGGCCATCGTCGGCGGCGTCCGGCGGCTCGGCGACCCGGGCGAGATCGAGACCGGCATCATGCTGGTCGTCTCCATCGTCGGCCTGCTGGCGAACGTCGTCGCGCTGTTCCTGCTGCGCTCGGGCCAGCGCGAGAGCCTGAACGTGCGCGGCGCCTACCTCGAGGTCATGGGCGACACCCTGGGCTCGCTGGCGGTCGTCAGCGCGGCCATCGTCATCATGGCGACCGGCTGGGTCCGCGCCGACGCGCTGGCGTCGATGCTGATCGGCGTGCTCATCCTGCCGCGCGCCTGGATGCTGCTGCGCGAGGTGCTCGACGTCCTCCTCGAGGCCACCCCCAAGGGCGTCGACCTCGGGGAGGTCCGCCACCACATCATGGACCTCCCCGGCGTCGTCGACGTGCACGATCTCCACGCCTGGACGATCACCAGCGGCGTCCCGGTGCTGTCCGCTCACGTCGTCATCACCGACTCCGCCGAGCCCGGCTGCGGCGCCGACTCCGTCCTCGACGGCCTGCACGAATGCCTGGCCGGCCACTTCGACATCGAGCACAGCACGTTCCAGATCGAGCCCCAGGGCCACGTCGAGCACGAGCACGCCGGCCACGCCTGACCCTCCCCATGATCATCAATGATCCAACCACCTATGAGGGGTTGGATCGTTGATGATCATGGCTGTCCACAGATCGCGAATCGGGGGTGGTGGGACGGCGCCGGGTCGCGCAGGCTGGCGGGGTGGATCTGGACGGGCTCATGGCGACGCAGCACGGGATGATCAGCCGTGCCCAGGCCATCGCGTGCGGGCTGAGCACGCGGCGCATCGAGTGGCTGGTGACGTCGGGACGCTGGCGGCGTGTCCACACCGGCGTGTTCGCCACGTTCACCGGGCCGCTGCCGTTCGAGGCGCGGGTGTGGGCGGCGGTCCTGCGAGCGGGCCGGGGCGCGGTGGCCAGTCATCGGACGGCGGCGTTCCTGGACGGCTTGTGCGACGAGCCCGGCCCGGTCGTCCACGTCACCGTCCCGGCCGATCGCTACGTGCAGTGCAAGATCGAGGGTGTGCGAGTGCACTACGCGCACCGGCTGCCGCGCACCCGGCACCCGTCGAAGAGCCCGCCGCGTACCCGGCTGGACGAGACCGTCCTGGATCTGGTCGACATCGCGCCGCATCCACGTGACGCCGAGGGCTGGGTCACGGCGGCCTGCCAGCGTCGTCTGTCCACCCCGGAGCGGCTGGCCGATGCGTTGAGGCGGCGAAAGAAGATCCGCTGGCGTCCGATGGTGGAGGCGATGCTCGGTGAGGTCGTCGAGGGCGCGGAGTCGCCGCTGGAGCTGCGGCATCTGCGCCGGGTCGAACGCGCCCACGGCCTGCCGGCGGGGTGCCGTCAGCGCCGTGTCGCAGGGCGCCGGGTGATCTGGGTCGACGTCGACTACGAGCGGTATCGCCTGCGGGTCGAGTTGGACGGGCGAGTCGGCCACGTCGGCGAGGGACGCTTCCGCGACCGGCGTCGGGACAACCGCGCCACCGTCGACGGGCATGCCACGCTGCGCTACGGCCATGCCGACGTGTTCGGTGACCCGTGCGCCGTGGCCGCCGAACAGGCTCGCGTGTTGACCGCACGCGGCTGGACCGGGCGCCCGCGGTCGTGCGGCATCTCCTGCCGCATCCCCACCCATGATCATCAATGATCCAACCACCTATGAGGGGTTGGATCATTGATGATCATGGGGAGGGGTGGACGGTGCCGGTGACCTCGCCCAGCGCGATGCGACCGCCCGCCGGGCCGGGGGCGGTGGCGCGGATGGTGACGGTGTCGCCGTCCTCCAGGAAGGTGCGGGACGAACCGTCGGCCAGGGTCACGGGCTCGGCGCCGTTCCAGGTCAGTTCCAGGAAGCAGCCGCTGCCGCCGGGACGGGGGCCGCTGATGGTGCCGGAGGCGTAGAGGTCGCCCGTGCGCAGGGACGCGCCGTTGACGGTGAGGTGGGCCAGCATCTGCGCCGGCGTCCAGTACAGCGAGCTCAGCGGCGGCCGCGACACCACCGTGCCGTTCCACTCCACCTCGAACGACAGATCCAGCCCCCACGGCTCGGCGTCGCGCAGGTAGGACGCGACGGCGGGCGACCGCGACGGCGGCGGCACCCGGGCGTGCTCGAGCGCCGCCAGCGGCACCACCCACGCCGACACCGACGTGGCGAAGGACTTGCCGAGGAACGGGCCGAGCGGGACGTACTCGAAGGCCTGGACGTCGCGCGCCGACCAGTCGTTGACCAGCACCATGCCGAACACGTGGTCCTCGAACGCCCCGACCGGCACCCGCGACCCGAGCACCGACGGCGTCCCGACGACGAAGCCCGCCTCGGCCTCGATGTCCAGCCGCAGCGACGGACCGAACTCGACCGGCGAGCCGGGCCCGCCGGCCCGGCGCAGCCCGGACGGCCGTGCCACCGGTGTCCCCGAGACGACGACGGTGCCGGCCCGGCCGTGGTAGCCGATCGGCAGCTGCCGCCACGCCGCCGGCAGCGCCGGGTTGTCGGGACGGAACAGCCGGCCGACGTTCTCGGCGTGCGTCTGCGAGGCGTAGAAGTCGACGTAGTCGGCCACCTCGAACGGCAGCCGCAGCGTGACGTCACTCGCCGGGACGAGGCGCGGCGTGACGAGATCGCGGTGCCGCGGATCGGTGACCAGCGACAGCAGCCGTGCGCGCACCGCGTCCCACACCGGCCGTCCGGCGGCGAGGAACGGGTTCAGCGTGGGGTGGGCGAACAGGTCGGCGCCGGCCAGCGGTGCGAGGTCGAGCACCCACGAGCCGACGGCGACGCCCACCCGGGGCGGGCCGCCGGCCACCGAGAAGACGCCGTACGGCAGCGTCCACGCGTCGAACGGATCGTCGTCGCGCAACGCCAGCCAGGTCACGGCGCCACCAGCCCGAGCTCGCCCAGCTCGGCCAGCGGCTCGGCGATGCTGCACGAGCCGTACGACGCGAACCAGCGGCGCACCGGCCCGGCGTCCAGCTCGCCGACCTCGGCCGCCAGCGCGGCGCCGTCGTCGACCGACAGCGCCGCCGCTACCTCGGCCGCGGAACCGCCGCCCGCCGCCCGCCCCACCGCCAGCAGCAGGTTGAGGAACCCGTGCTCGGACGGACGGCGCACGGCGTGGTGCAGCCCGGCGGTGAACTTGAACGCCACCCCGCGGTCGAGGCACGCGACGACGAACGCCGCCACCTCGTCGTCGGACGGGACGGCGTCGTCGGCGGGCCCGCCGGTGCGCAGCTTGGCGCGGTAGCCGGAGTCGGCGATGACGTCGAGGGCGGCCTCCCACCCGAACGCGCGCGGCACCTCGACGTAGGCCGGCTCGTCGTCGTCGGGCCCGCCGAGCGCGGCGTCGAGCGCGGCCACCGTGCGGCGCGCGTTCTCGCCCAGCGGCGACCCGCGCAGCGGCACCTCGACGCCGCGCAGCACCAGGCCGGCGTGCTGCGCGACGGTGTCGGCGGCGGCCAGCACGCCGGCCGTCCCGGTGTCGACGACGACGGCCACGTCCAGCGGCGCCGGCGCCTCGCGCACCAGCCCGGCCAGCGCCTCCAGCGACGAGGCGGGGCACAGCAGCGGCCCGACCAGCGCGGAGTACCAGGCCGAACGGTGCGCGACGTGTGCCGGGACGGCCTCGGGCAGCGGCAGCGAGCCGGGCGGGAACACGGCGGCGTCGTCGATCAGCCGCTCGAACATCGGGGGAATGGGCATGGCCGGTCTCGTCCTCCTTGACACCTGTCGGACCCATCCTCGACCCTGGTCGATATACGGGCAAGTGCGTCCGATATCCGAACAATTGCCGAGAAGGTGACGGAGATGTTCTACCGCAGCGTCGGCCAGGTCCCGCCCAAGCGGCACACCCAGTTCCGCAAGCCCGACGGCGGTCTCTACTACGAGGAGCTGATGGGCGAAGAGGGGTTCTCCTCCGACTCGTCGCTGCTCTACCACGAGGGCGTCCCGTCGGCCATCGTCGACTCCCGCATCTGGGAGCTGCCCGACGCCCGCACCGTCGCCAACCACCCGCTCAAGCCGCTGCACCTCAAGCCGCACGACCTCTTCCCCGGCAAGGACTGGAAGGCGTTCGACGTCGTGACGGGGCGGCGGCTGCTGCTCGGCAACGGCGACGTCCGCATCGCCTACGTCGCCGCCGGCGAGTCGTCGCCGCTCTACCGCAACGCCATCGGCGACGAGTGCGTCTACGTCGAGGACGGCGAGGCCACGCTCGAGACGATGTTCGGCCTGCTGCGCGTGCGCAAGGGCGACTACGCGATCATCCCCCGGGCCACGGTGCACCGCTGGGTCCCGACGGGCGACGGCCCGCTGCGCGCGTACGTCGTCGAGGCCAACTCGCACATCACCCCGCCGAAGCGGTACCTGTCGCGATTCGGCCAGTTCCTCGAGCACGCCCCATACTGCGAGCGCGACCTGACGGCCCCGGCCGAGCCGTACGTGACGGTGGGCGAGGACGTCGAGGTGTACACCAAGCACCGCGGCCACGGGCCGTCCGGGCTGGTCGGCAGCATCGTCACCTACCCGACGCACCCGTTCGACGTGGTCGGCTGGGACGGCTGCCTTTACCCGTACACGTTCAACGTCGACGACTTCGAGCCGATCACCGGGCGCATCCACCAGCCGCCGCCGGTGCACCAGGTGTTCGAGGGCTACAACTTCGTCATCTGCAACTTCGTGCCGCGCAAGGTCGACTACCACCCGCTGGCCGTGCCGGTGCCGTACTTCCACTCCAACGTCGACTCCGACGAGGTCATGTTCTACTGCGGCGGCGACTACGAGGCGCGCAAGGGCTCCGGCATCGGCCAAGGCTCGATCACGCTGCACCCGGGCGGCCACTCGCACGGGCCGCAGCCGGCCGCCATCGAGCGGGCGCTGGGCAAGGACTACTTCGACGAGCTGGCGGTCATGGTCGACACCTTCCGGCCGCTGGAGATCGGCGAGGCGGGCCAGCAGAGCGACGACGGCGCATACGCGTGGAGCTGGAGCGGACGCGGTCCGACCGGCTGAGATCCGTCGTCCTGACGCTGGTCGTCGGCGCAAGCGGCTAGAGTGCGGGCGATCCATCCCGAACCCTTTGAGGAGTCCCACGTGCGCCGCATCACCGGCTGCCTGCCCTTGGCCGCTGCCCTGCTCGTCCTCGCCGGTTGCGGCGACGACTCCGGCGGCGGCTCGGAGGAGACCGCGGCGCCGTCCGCGGCCGCGTCCGACGAGACCGAGCCCGAGAACGAGGGCGAGGGCGAAGGCGAAGGCGAAGGCGAGGAGGAGCCGGTCGCCGACGTCGCCTGCGCCGACGGCCCGCCGCAGGCCGTGGTCGCCGACGCCGGCGACGAGCCGCGCGCGCTGATGGAGCTCACGCCCACGGCCGGCGACTCCGCCGCCACCACCATGACCATGACGACGACCACCAGCACCACCATCGACGGCGAGGCGCTGCCGGCCGCGCCGGTGCCGCCGATGACCATGGGCATGGTCATCACCGTCGACGACGTCGCCGACGACGAGATCACCATGTCCGTCGTCTACGACAGCGCCGAGATCGAGGGCGGCGACCCCACCGCGCAGGGGCTGCTCGACACCATGGTCGGCCTCACGGCCACCGTCACGTCCACCCGCAGCGGCGCGTTCATCGACGGCGGCTACGACACCGAGGGCCTCGACCCGACCCTCGTCCCGCTGCTCGAGCAGTTCGAGTCGCAGCTGTCCAGCCTCACCGTCCCGCTGCCCACCGAGCCGGTGGGCGTCGGTGCCACCTGGGACGTCGCCACCAGCGCCGAGCTCCTGGGCGGCACGCTCTGCAACGTCTACACCTACACGCTGACGTCGTTCGACGGCGACTCCTACGAGATGACGGCCGAGATCGCGCAGCAGGCGCAGCCGGGGCCGCTCGAGATGGGCGGGGCCACGGCGGAGCTGGAAGAGCTGACCGGCTCGGGCAGCGGCACTACCGGTGGCCGGCTGAGCTTCCCGGTCGCCGTCTCGGGCAGCAGCGACATCACCACGTCGACCGTCATCTCGGCCGACGGGCAGACGATGGAGCAGGAGTCCAAGGTCCAGATGGAGCTCACTCCGCGCGACTGACGTGCCGAAAGGCGCGTGAAAGTCAGAGGAAAGCGGCCCCTGACACGATCTCCGGCGGTATCTGATCCGCCGGAGGGGGACGTCCTTGGTGTTCCGAGCACTGCTGCCCGGACTGCTGGTCGCGACGGGGGCGGCGGCCGCGGGGGAGCCGTCGCCCCAGCCGCCGGAGCCGCTGCCCGGTGAGGTCGTCCTCGTCGCCGGCAGCGGCGACGAGGGCTACTCCGGCGACGGCGGACCGGCGGTCGAGGCGCGGCTCAACCACCACCTGCGGCTGGCCACCGCCCCCGGCGGCACGCTCTACATCGCCGACCGGACGAACGGCCGGCTGCGGTTCGTCGACGGCGACGGCGTCATCGACACCGTTCCGGGCACGCGCTCCGTGGGCGGGGCCGACCCCGACGCGGCCAACCCGCCGATCGCCGCCGCCGTCGGCCCCGACGGCGGCATCTACGTGGCCGGCGAGACGGACGTGCGCCGCATCGCACCCGACGGCACCGTCACCGTGCTGGCCGGCGCCGGCGACGACGACATCGAGCACGGCGACGCCGACGGCGGCGCGGCCCTCGACGCGCGCATCCGGCTGCCCGAGGACATCGTCGTCGACGCGGCCGGCGACGTCATCCTGGCCGACAGCGGCAACGGCCGGATCCGCCGCATCGGCGCCGACGGCGTCATCACCACCATCGCCGGCGGTGGCGAGGAGCAGGTCGAGGACGCCGTGGACGGCCCGGCCACGCAGGCCGCGCTGTACACGCCGGTCAGCGTCGCCGCCGACAGCACCGGCACGGTGTACTTCACCCTCCTGATGAGCCCCGACCTGTACGAGGTCGGCCCCGACGGCGTGCTCGGCGTCATCGAGGGCGA
Protein-coding sequences here:
- a CDS encoding DUF6263 family protein gives rise to the protein MRRITGCLPLAAALLVLAGCGDDSGGGSEETAAPSAAASDETEPENEGEGEGEGEGEEEPVADVACADGPPQAVVADAGDEPRALMELTPTAGDSAATTMTMTTTTSTTIDGEALPAAPVPPMTMGMVITVDDVADDEITMSVVYDSAEIEGGDPTAQGLLDTMVGLTATVTSTRSGAFIDGGYDTEGLDPTLVPLLEQFESQLSSLTVPLPTEPVGVGATWDVATSAELLGGTLCNVYTYTLTSFDGDSYEMTAEIAQQAQPGPLEMGGATAELEELTGSGSGTTGGRLSFPVAVSGSSDITTSTVISADGQTMEQESKVQMELTPRD